In the Malania oleifera isolate guangnan ecotype guangnan chromosome 1, ASM2987363v1, whole genome shotgun sequence genome, one interval contains:
- the LOC131146879 gene encoding uncharacterized protein LOC131146879, with protein MQSLRNSSLGHPLHWLLLSAVAVLLRALGAASVVEPSSNCYAFDNSSYIYDFSSWIGHAFEYEGKDSDLAVRFCKDVESRSQAGYVDFGRFDKLNYFIGGSRHVTFVQEFNNGDLMNCEQSYDKLGRTAQVNMICGSCLNGRCKGELGCICNVTYESTCRVLVELAIPCGKQGVRVFEGFTVGFHPRSWELVYNGMTRFGFEKSQSEFSFSTEQTHVALYMTAIASLSNLVQKPNIKVFPENGLEVRLSGSAAAGSPPTTLSPAILIVNWRCEKAHDTPYEVDFTIPIEGYETIQFTLTKICEYRQEGGDTTSGWAIFGVLSCIFVVLSTLFCCGGFVYKTRMERQRGLDALPGMTILSACLETVSGGNDYSRAEDFNSGFVNQASLERQPVSTPGSWNTSDRKYGAI; from the exons ATGCAGAGTTTGAGAAATTCATCGCTGGGGCATCCTCTACATTGGTTGTTATTAAGCGCAGTAG CTGTTCTCTTACGGGCGCTTGGGGCTGCTTCAGTCGTGGAACCGAGTTCCAATTGCTATGCATTTGATAATTCCagttatatttatgatttc AGTAGCTGGATTGGACATGCTTTTGAGTATGAGGGAAAG GATTCTGACTTGGCAGTTCGGTTTTGTAAAGATGTGGAAAGTAGATCTCAGGCG GGTTATGTGGATTTTGGTCGGTTTGATAAGTTAAACTATTTCATTGGTGGTTCTAGGCATGTTACATTTGTTCAA GAATTTAACAATGGCGACCTGATGAATTGTGAGCAGAGTTATGATAAACTGGGACGCACAGCGCAG GTAAATATGATATGTGGAAGTTGTTTAAATGGACGATGTAAAG GTGAGCTTGGATGCATATGCAATGTTACTTATGAGTCAACTTGCAG AGTCCTTGTTGAACTTGCAATTCCTTGCGGGAAACAGGGTGTGAGGGTATTTGAAGGCTTCACTGTTGGCTTTCATCCGCGGTCATGGGAATTA GTTTACAATGGCATGACTCGGTTTGGGTTTGAGAAATCTCAGAGTGAGTTCAG CTTCAGCACCGAACAGACTCATGTAGCACTGTATATGACAGCAATTGCTTCCCTTTCCAATTTGGTGCAAAAGCCCAATATTAAG GTTTTCCCAGAAAATGGTTTAGAAGTTAGGTTGTCAGGCTCTGCGGCAGCTGGAAGCCCACCAACAACTTTGTCGCCCGCAATTTTAATTGTTAATTGGAGAT GTGAGAAGGCTCATGATACTCCGTATGAAGTTGATTTTACCATCCCAATAGAGGGTTATGAGACCATTCAGTTTACGCTTACAAAAATATGTG AATATCGACAAGAAGGTGGAGACACCACAAGTGGATGGGCAATATTTGGAGTGTTATCTTGCAT ATTTGTTGTTCTATCGACACTATTCTGTTGTGGAGGATTTGTTTACAAGACACGAATGGAACGCCAG CGGGGACTGGATGCATTGCCAGGCATGACAATTTTATCTGCTTGTTTGGAAACT GTGAGTGGAGGGAACGACTACTCCCGAGCAGAAGACTTCAACAGTGGTTTTGTTAATCAAGCCTCTTTGGAGCGCCAGCCTGTTTCTACTCCAGGATCATGGAATACAAGTGACAGAAAATATGGTGCAATTTGA